The window ATTGGTGAATATCAGATCCTCGGTGAGTCGATTGATGATGCCGCCGGTGAAGCGTTTGATAAAACCGCTAAGCTGATGGGGCTCGATTATCCGGGTGGTCCGCTGCTGGCGCGTCTGGCAGAGAAGGGTACGCCGGGTCGCTTTAAGTTCCCGCGTCCGATGACCGATCGTCCGGGGCTGGATATGAGCTTCTCCGGTCTGAAAACCTTCACCGCCAATACCATTGCCAGCAATGGTGATGATGAGCAGACCCGCGCCGATATCGCCTATGCGTTCCAGGAAGCGGTGTGTGACACGCTGGTGATTAAGTGTAAACGTGCTCTGGAACAGACCGGGATGAAACGCATCGTGATTGCCGGCGGCGTGAGTGCCAATAAGCAGCTGCGTGAATCGCTCGGTAAACTGGCACACAAAATCGGTGGTGAGGTGTACTACCCGCGCACGGAATTCTGTACCGACAACGGTGCGATGATCGCTTATGCCGGGATGCAGCGTCTCAAAAACGGTGATACCACGGATCTGAGTCTGGATGCGCGTCCGCGCTGGCCGATTGATCAGCTGACGCCGATTGCTCAGTAAGCACAATTGTTACGGTCGCTGCGGCGGCCGTTTTTATATCTCACGTTTGGTCACAAACCCCAAGCAGGTTTCATGACAACGACAGTAATACGCACGCGATGAGCGCTGCAATATAAAGGAAACAACAGCCATGACGATGTTTACTCATGACGGTCAGCAGATGCATTACCTCGATCAAGGTGAGGGTGAGGTGATTGTGTTTGGCCACAGCTATTTGTGGGACAGCGCGATGTGGGCGCCGCAGGTCGAAGCCCTGAGCGCGCAATACCGTTGTATCGTGCCTGATTTATGGGCACACGGCCAGTCACAACCCGCTCCGGCGTCGATGCGCAGCCTGAGTGATTATGCTCAGCATATTCTGGCACTGATGGATCATCTCGGCATTGAGAGCTTTACTATCGTCGGTCTGTCGGTGGGCGGCATGTGGGGCGCAGAGCTGACCGCGCTGGCACCGCAACGCGTTAAAGCGCTGGTGATGATGGATACTTTTGTCGGCCTGGAGCCGGAAGTCACTCACGCCAAATATTTCCACATGCTGGATACCATTACCGCGCTGCAAGCGGTACCGGCACCGATTGTCGAGACCGTGGCACCGATGTTTTTTGCCAAGCAGGCTGAGCAGGTTGCGCCGCAGCTGGTGCACAACTTTAAACAGCAGCTTGCTGCTCTGAGCGGCGAGCAGGCGGTGGAAGTGGCGCGTATCGGGCGGATGGTGTTTGGCCGTCGCGACCTGATGGAAGAGGTGGAGAAGTTTGCCTTGCCGGTACTGATTGCGGTCGGCGCCGAAGACAGCCCGCGTCCGGTGCTGGAATCTTATCTGATGCAGGACAGCATTAGCGGCAGTGAACTGGTGGTGATCCCGCAGGCCGGCCACATCAGTAACCTCGAACAGCCGCAGTTTGTCACCGAGATGCTGCAACGCTTCTTGGCGCGTTGTTTAAATTAGCATTGAGTCTCTGAACAGATAGCCAGGTGAATCTGAGCTGTCCAACTGACGTAATCAAAAAGGCCGTCACGGCCTTTTTTTGTGTCTGTTATTTGTTGTGAAGAGAATAGCTATGAAGAAAAGAGCTGTGAAGTTCACGGCCGTGAAGTGCTGGGCTCGGCGTTAATCGAGATGGCGACGTTTCTCGCCGACCTTGGGCTCGGTGCCGCTGATCAGGCGTTTAATATTCTGATGGTGACGCAGCACGATAAGGCAGCACAGCATCGCCACCGGCAGGGTGTAATGCGGTTTGACCATCCAGGTATAAAACGGTGCCAGCAGAACGGTGACCAACGCGGCCAGCGAGGAGTAGCGGAAGATCACGGCGATCACCAGCCAGGTGGCCATAATCATTGCGGTCAGATCGAGTCCGATCGGTGCGATCGCACCTAAAGCTGTGGCGACCCCTTTACCACCTTTAAAATGAAAAAACAGCGGATACATGTGGCCAAGGCAGGCTGCGATCGCGATTACGCCCAGCAGCAGCGCATCAATGCCGAGAAAATACGCACTCCAGACCGGAATGGTGCCTTTGAGCATGTCACACAGCAGCACCGCCGCCGCGGTCTTTTTGCTGCCGATACGCAGCACATTGGTCGCGCCCGGATTATGCGATCCGACGGCGCGCGGATCTGGCAGTCCGGTCATTTTGCAGATCAAAACTGCACTGGAGACGGATCCCAGCAGGTAAGCAGAAATGATCATAATGAGTGCCAGTGGCGTCATAATTTCCTCAGAGTGAAGATTTACCGGAATATCGGTTCACAAGTCCTTGTTAACCAAGCTCAAAGTAAAAATTCTGTCCGGATTTCGCATCTTGAGGTGGTTTAGGTATATGATATCGCGATTCAGCAAAATAATACGTTTTTTTCCTCAAATAGGGTATCCGACCTGTAAAAAGGATGTAATAGAAAGATGGATAAAGTTTTTATCGAGCAATTGGAAGTGATCACCACCATCGGTGTGTATGACTGGGAACAAGAGATCAAGCAGAAGCTGGTTCTGGATCTGGAAATGGCACACGACAACAAGCCTGCCGGGCTGAGTGATGATGTGGCGGATGCCCTGGACTATTCTCAGGTCAGTCAGGCGGTGATCGATCACATTGAAAACGGCCGTTTCCTGTTGGTGGAACGCGTGGCGGAAGAAGTGGCAGAGATCATTATGAGCCGTTTCTCAGTGCCTTGGATCCGTATTCGCCTCACTAAGCCGGGCGCAGTGGCCCAGGCCAAAGGCGTGGGTGTGATCATTGAGCGAGGACAGGCATGATCACCATCTATGTGGGCGTGGGTTCCAATCTGCAGCGTCACAAACACATAGAGGCCGCGATTCATGAGCTGGCCGGGTTGGGGGAGGGGCTGCGCCTCTCCACTATCTATGAGTGTGAATCGGTCGGATTTGACAGCCACGCCTTTTTTAATCTGGTGGTTGAATTGCAGACGGAACTAAATTTATCTGAGTTGTCTCAAACCCTGCGTGATATTGAACTGCGCTGGGGGCGTGACAGCCAGGCGCAGAAATTTCAGGACAGGACGCTTGACCTCGACATCATTCTGTATGGCGACACAGTGTCGCCCGCGGCGCCCAAGCTTCCCCGTCCGGACATTTATCAATATCCCTTTGTGATACAGCCTCTGTATGAGCTGTGTCCGTCGTTGTCCATTCCCGGCGATCAGCAGACGATCGCGCAGGTGTGGCAGCAAGCCAAAGGGCTGGAGGCACTTAAACCTGTAGAGCTTTGGTTCTCATTAAATTAATTACAAGAGTAAACAATGAGTTATTTTGAAGCTTTCATGTTAGCTTTAATTCAGGGCTTAACCGAATTTCTACCGATTTCCAGTTCCGCACACCTGATTCTGCCCTCGGCCATTTTTGGCTGGGCCGATCAGGGGTTGGCGTTCGACGTGGCAGTGCACGCCGGAACGTTAGCGGCGGTGGTGATCTATTTTCGCCGTGAGGTCATCACCCTGTTACGGGCGTTTTTCGGTTCGATTTTCAAAGGTCAGCGCGGCAAAGAGGTCACTTTGGCCTGGATGATCGTGCTGGCGACAATCCCCGCTTGCGTGTTTGGCCTGCTGATGAAAGATATAGTCGAGACGTATCTGCGCAGTGCATGGGTGATAGCGATCACGACCATCGTGTTCGGTCTGCTGCTGTGGTATGCCGATAAATACTCAGTGCCTAAGGATGATGAATATCAGGCTGGTTGGAAAAAGGCGCTGTTTATCGGCCTGGCTCAGGCGCTGGCGATTATCCCCGGCACTTCCCGCTCTGGTATCACCATTACAGCGGCGCTGTATCTCGGTTTTACCCGCGAGGCAGCAGCACGTTTTTCATTTCTGATGTCGATTCCGATCATTGTGCTGGCAGCCAGTTATCTTGGCATGCAGCTGGTCACCAGTGGTGCGCCTGTCCATGCCTGTTTTATGCTGACCGGAATTGTGACCTCTTTTGTCAGTGCTTATTTGTGTATCTTCTTCTTTCTGAAGTTGATTTCTCGCATGGGCATGACACCGTTCGTGATTTACCGTTTATTATTAGGTATCGGGCTGTTTGCCTTTTTACTCAATCAATAAGTCATCATTGTGGCGGGTCAGCTCCTGACTCGCCTCACTATCGGGCTTATGGTATAAATGGTGAACTTTTATTAACAACGATTCGTTGTTAATGATATTCCCCGGATACACACGCTGCTGCCTTCGGGCGGCAGCGTTTCCATTAACCAGTATGTGTTTAATTAAGAAACGAGAGGAAGGCAATGCGTGTATTTGCAGTGGCACTGACTCTGCTGTTTGCCTGTCTGCAGTATGACTTGTGGATGGGGAAAAACGGTATTGCGGACTATCGTTCGGTCGCGGGTGAAATCGAGGTTCAGCAGCAGGTGAACAGCAACCTGCATGTGCGCAACCAAGAGATGTTTGCTGAAATTGACGACCTGCGTCAGGGACTGGACGCAATAGAAGAGCGTGCCCGCCACGAGCTGGGTATGGTCAAGGATGGCGAAACGTTTTACCGCATCATAGGTGAGGAAAACCGGTCATGACTGACCTTATCACTGCCATCGTTTCCTGCCGCCGGTGTCGGCAGTCGCATGCAGGCCGACCGGCCGAAACAATACCTGACTCTGCACGGCCATACTGTGCTTGAGCATACGGTTGAAAAACTGCTCAGCCACCCGGCTATCGATCAGGTGGTGGTGGCTGTCAGCCCGGGCGATCCCTATTTTGGCGAACTTTCATTGGCTGCTCATCCGCGCGTGGTGCGGGTTGATGGCGGCAGTGAACGGGCCGATTCGGTGTTATCGGCGCTGAACTATCTTTGTCAGCAGCCATCCAATGAATGGGTCATGGTACATGACGCGGCGCGGCCCTGTGTGCAGCATGCGGATATCTCGCGCCTGATTGATGTTGCCCGCAATCATGCGGTCGGCGCCATTCTGGCGGCACCGGTACGTGATACCATGAAGCGTGGTGACGGCAGCGGTAATATCGATCATACGGTGGAACGCGTTGCTTTATGGCACGCGCTGACGCCGCAGATGTTCCGCACCCGGCCATTGCGTGATGCACTGGCTCAGGCTTTACAGCACCAGATAGCGATTACCGATGAAGCGTCCGCTTTCGAATGGCTGGGTCAACAGCCCGGTCTGGTTGCCAGCCGCGCTGATAACATTAAAATTACTCAGCCGGAAGATCTCGCTCTGGCGGACTTCTATTTGAGCAGAGAAATTTAAGTCAAGCAGCTGAAGCGGAGGCGTTGACACCGGACAGCATTTTAGCCAGCGCCGCGTATCAGCAATGCGGCGGATCAACTGAGTCGCGATAACCTGTGTCTTAACAAAGAGCTCAAAACAATTAGTTCAAAAAAATTAGCTAAAAACAATTAGCGATAAAAAGTCGCCATGAAAAGCAGCCATAAAAAGAAGAAGGACTGAACATGATTCGAATCGGCCACGGTTTTGACGTACATAAATTTGGTGGTGAAGGACCGGTGATTATCGGTGGTGTTGCGGTGCCTTACGAGCAAGGTCTGATTGCTCACTCCGATGGTGACGTGGCTTTGCATGCGCTGTGTGATGCGCTGCTTGGCGCGATTGCTGCCGGTGATATCGGCCGCCATTTCCCTGATACCGACGATAAGTGGAAAGGGGCTGACAGCCGCGAACTGCTTAAAGATGTCTACCGCCGGGTGAAAGAGCAGGGTTACCGTCTGGGTAACTGCGATGTCACTATCATGGCTCAGGCTCCGAAAATGGCGCCGCATATCGATGCCATGTGTGCGGCGATAGCACACGATTTAGAAACAGAATTAACTAACGTCAATGTTAAAGCCACCACCACAGAGCGGCTTGGCTTTACCGGGCGTAAAGAAGGTATTGCCTGTGAGGCAGTGGTACTGCTGGTGAAAGCCTGATCACATCAGGTGATTGGCGTACTGCTCTCACATATCGGAATAAAAAATGACAGATCTTTTATCATCGTTGGCTTATTTATGTGGTAAACCAACAGCGAAAGCAAAAATCAAAGCCAAGCCGGAACACTTTAAGGTGTTTGAGGAGCTGGGTTACGAGTTCAGTGGTCAGGGCGAACAGGTCATGATCCGGATTCGCAAAACCGGTGAGAACACCAGTTTTGTTGCCAATGAACTGGCCAAGGCGTGCGGCGTGAAGTCGAAAGATGTCAGCTGGGCCGGCCTGAAAGACCGCCATGCGGTGACCGAGCAGTGGCTGAGTGTTCACCTGCCACAGGGCAAGTTCCCCAATCTGGCTCAGTTTGAAGCCCAGTATCCGAGTATTGAGGTGCTGGCGATGCAGCGTCACAATAAAAAGCTGCGTCCGGGCGATCTGCAGGGTAACCGTTTTGAGGTGACCTTAAGCGAAGTCAGCGATATGGATGATGTGTTACAAAGATTGCAAGTAGTTGCACAGCAAGGCGTTCCGAATTATTTTGGTAATCAGCGCTTTGGCCGCGATGGTAACAACCTGCATGAAGCGCGCCGCTGGGGACGAGAGAATGTGCGTACCCGCAACCAGACTCAGCGCAGCCTGTATCTGTCCAGTGCCCGCTCGTGGATCTTTAACCATATTGTGTCTGCGCGCATTGAGGCCGGCTGTTTTTACCGCTTTATTGACGGCGATATCGCCCTGCAAGGCAAGCAGCAGTCATTAGTTGAGGCCGATAAGCTCAGCGAATGGAACGCACTGCTGGAACAAGGTCAGGCGGCGATTTCTGCGGCGCTGGCGGGTGACAACGCGCTGCCAACCCGTAATGACGCGCTGGCACTGGAGCAGCCGCAACTGGATGCGGAACCGGACCTGATGAAGCTGATTGGCGGTAACCGTATGCGTCACGATCGCCGCGCGGTGTCGATGATGCCACAGGATCTGAGCTGGGACGTCAACGGTGACGAAATTACCCTGCGTTTTGCGCTGGATGCCGGCAGCTTCGCGACCTCGATTGTACGCGAACTGGTGGAAGAGATTGCCGTCGAGCGTGTCTATGAGTGAATACAGCGTTTCTATGAGTGAACATCAACAGGCGTAACGGACTGATGAGTGATAAAAAATTAAAAATTCTGCTCAGTAATGATGATGGCGTCTACGCGGAGGGCATTCGTGCCTTGGCTTATGCGCTGGCAGATATGGCTGAAATCGTGATTGTCGCCCCGGACCGCAACCGCAGCGGAGCGTCGAACTCTCTGACTTTAGAGCAGCCATTGCGCGTCACCAAGATTGAACCTAATACCTATTCAGTGCAGGGCACGCCGACCGATTGCGTGCATTTTGCGTTAAACGAGCTGATGAAAGACGATTTGCCGGACCTGGTGCTGAGTGGTATCAACCACGGCGCTAACCTGGGTGATGACGTGCTCTATTCAGGTACGGTTGCGGCGGCGATGGAAGGCCATTTCCTCGGCGTGCAGGCGATCGCGTTTTCTCTGGTCGGAAAACATCATTTTGCCACTGCGGGAAAAATTGCCCGTCAGCTGGTTGAACAACATTTATCTTCTCCGATTCCGACCAACCGTTTAATCAATGTCAACATTCCGGATGTGCCGTTTGCCAAACTGACAGGTCAGAAGGTCACGCGCCTTGGTGCCCGCCACCATGCCGAGAATATGATTAAACAGAAAGACCCGCGCGGCCACGATATCTACTGGCTTGGGCCTCCGGGGCGTGAGCAGGATGCCGGTGAAGGCACCGATTTCCATGCAGTTGAACATGGCTTCGTGTCGATTACGCCGCTGCAGGTGGATCTGACCGCCCATGAGTCGCTGGGGGCGATGAATGACTGGTTGATGACCAAGGGAAAGGAAGGTGCGGATGACTAATCCGAAAGCGGACAAACTGATTCAACTGTTATCCGGTCACGGTATTAGTGATGAGAAAGTACTGGCCGCCATCCACGCTTTGCCGCGGGAAAAGTTCGTGTCGCAGGCGATGATGCATCAGGCCTATGATAATAATGCTCTGCCGATCGGTCAGGGGCAGACCATTTCCCAGCCTTACATCGTGGCGAAAATGACCCAGATGCTCGGGTTGCAGCGCGACAGTAAGGTGTTGGAAGTCGGCACAGGTTCCGGTTACCAAACCGCCGTGCTGGCGCAGCTGGTCGATCATGTCTGTTCAGTGGAGCGGATAAAATCGCTGCAGTGGGAAGCTAAGCGCCGTCTCAAGCAGCTCGACATTTATAATGTTTCCACCAAACACGGTGACGGCTGGCAGGGCTGGGCGGCGAAAGGGCCGTTTGATGCCATTATTGTGACCGCCGCAGCTCCCGTTGTTTCCGCAAGCTCTGCTCGATCAACTGGCTGACGGCGGACGCTTGGTGATCCCGGTCGGTGAAGAAGATCAGCAACTGCTGCTGATTGTTCGCCATGGTGACCATTTCGACACCCATGTGGTGGAGATGGTGCGTTTTGTGCCTTTAGTTTCAGGTGACCTGGCCTGATGCGCCCGCTTTGGTGCCGCAGTTTACTGGTCGCAGGGCTGTGCAGTCTGATGATAGGCTGCGTGGCGCATACCCCTGCGCCGGTATCGGGACTGAAGAAAGACTACACCTCTATCGAACGTGGCAGTTATCGTGGCAGCTACTATGAGGTCCGCCGCGGCGACACCTTGTACTACATTGCCTATATCACTGACAAGAACGTCAATGACATCATTCGTTACAATAATCTGCCGAAACCTTACACCATTCACCCGGGTCAGAAACTTAAGCTCTGGCAGCCTGCCTACACGCCTCCCGCTTATGGCGGCACCGGAGCCGGTCCAGCTGTTGCTGTGGCTAAAGCCGCATCAGCGCCGGTTAAAGCAGCGGTTTCTGCTCCTAAACCGATCAAAACGAGCAATAGCTCTAATACTGCGTCAACATCACAAACTGCTAATGTAACCGCTGATCAGGTTAAAAAATACCCAGGCAAGGGTGTTGAACAATCAAAACCAAAGGAGTATGTTAGTTCTGTAAATAAACAAACTGTTAACAAAAAGGTAAGTGAATCTTCATCTTCGAGCGCTAAGTTAGCTCAATCGAACGCCAAGCCAGCGAGTTCAAACGCTAAGCCAGCGAGTTCGAGTACTAAAGTAGCGAAGTGGATGTGGCCGACTAAAGGTCGGGTGATTCAGAACTTTTCCGCTGGGGATCAAGGTAATAAGGGGATCGACATCGCAGGACAGCGCGGTCAGTCCATTATGTCCACCGCAGCAGGAACAGTGGTTTATTCGGGCAGTGCACTACGCGGATATGGCAATCTGGTCATTATCAAGCACAACGATCATTATCTGAGTGCTTATGCCCACAACGATCGGTTGCTGGTTAAAGAAGGACAAAATGTAAACGCTGGCCAGAAGATAGCCACAATGGGCAGTTCAGGAGCCAGTAGTGTTCGCTTACATTTTGAAATTCGATATCAAGGTAAGTCAGTGAATCCAAAGCGCTACTTACCATAAACATACTTGTTCAGAGTCATGTGACATTAAGCAGTAGTAATGTCTTGCTAGCTCGCCAGGGGAGGCGCTATGAGTATCAGCAATACAGCCACTAAAATCGACGAAGAGTTTGAATTCGATGCCGAAGCAATGAATGCCGCGGAAGCAGAAGAGCAACTCACTACTAACAGTAAAGACCAATCTGAAGAGATTCGTGAAGAATTTGACGCATCGACTAAGAGTTTGGATGCCACTCAGATGTATCTGAGTGAGATTGGTTTCTCACCACTTTTAACCGCCGAAGAAGAAGTTTTGTATGCCCGTCGTGCTCTGCGCGGCGATGAAGCGGCACGCAAACGTATGATCGAAAGTAACCTTCGCCTGGTGGTCAAGATCTCACGCCGTTACAGCAATCGTGGTCTGGCTCTGCTCGATCTGATTGAAGAAGGCAATCTGGGTCTGATCCGTGCGGTGGAAAAATTTGATCCGGAACGCGGCTTCCGCTTCTCGACCTACGCCACCTGGTGGATCCGCCAGACCATTGAACGTGCGTTGATGAACCAGACCCGGACCATTCGTCTGCCGATTCACGTCGTCAAAGAGCTCAATATCTACCTGCGTACTGCGCGTGAACTGTCGCAAAAGCTCGATCACGAGCCAACTGCAGAAGAGATCGCACTGGAGCTGGATAAGCCGGTTGATGATGTCAGCAAAATGCTGCGCCTCAACGAGCGTATCAGCTCAGTCGATACCCCGATTGGCGGTGATGGTGATAAAGCGTTGCTCGACATTATTCCGGACATCAACAACTCGGATCCGGAAGTCTCGACTCAGGACGATGACATTCGTGACTCTCTGGTTGCCTGGCTGGATGAACTGAATCCGAAACAGAAAGAAGTGCTGGCGCGCCGGTTTGGCCTGCTCGGTTATGAACCTTCTACGCTGGAAGAAGTCGGTCGCGAAATCAACCTGACCCGCGAGCGGGTACGTCAGATTCAGGTCGAAGGTCTGCGTCGTCTGCGTGAAATCCTGATGAAACAGGGTCTGAATATGGAATCGCTGTTTAACGTGGAAAACGAACAATAATCCGTGATCGTTAGAGGTTCAGTTTATTGATATTGTTCATTACTGCGCAGTTTGAATATGAAAAAGGCACTCAGTGAGTGCCTTTTTTGATCTTACTGAATGTTTGATCTTACTGGTTTTTTCAACTTACGCAGTTACTCAACTTACAGAAAATAAGCGCTCATGCTCGCAAGGCTCAGAGCATTTTCTTCAGGCGATACAACGCTTCCAGTGCCTGACGCGGGGTCAGATCATCCGGGTCGATACCGGCCAGCGCCTGTTCCACTTCGCTTGGCTCCGGGATCAGACTAAGCTGATTGGTGATATCCACCTGACTTGGACGGCTGCTCGGTTGCTGCAGGCTAAGCTGCTCCAGCTGGCTCAGTTTGCTGCGCGCGTTTTTGATCACCGCTTTCGGTACGCCCGCCAGTCCGGCTACGGCCAGACCATACGACTTGCTGGCCGCACCTTCCTGCACCGCGTGCATAAAGGCAATGTCATCGCCGTGCTCAACCGCATCTAAATGAACATTGGCCAGATGCGGCAGGGTGTTCGGCAGCTCGGTCAGCTCAAAGTAGTGGGTCGCAAACAGCGTCATAGCGCCAATCTGTTTGGCCAGCCATTCCGCACTGGCCCAGGCCAGAGACAGACCATCATAGGTACTGGTGCCGCGGCCGATTTCGTCCATCAGCACCAGGCTGCGGGCGGTGGCATTGTGGAGAATATTGGCGGTTTCGGTCATCTCAACCATGAAGGTCGAGCGGCCGGACGCCAGATCGTCAGACGCGCCGATACGGGTGAAAATGCGATCCAGCGAGCCGATACGGGCCGACTCGGCCGGGACATAGGCACCGATGTGCGCCAGCAGGGCAATCAAAGCGGTCTGGCGCATATAAGTCGATTTACCGCCCATGTTCGGACCGGTAATGATCAGCATTTTACGCTGCGGATTGAGCTCTATCGGGTTGGCGATAAAAGGTTCGTCCAGCACCTGCTCGACCACCGGGTGGCGACCGCCCTGGATATGGATACCCGGCTCTTCGCTCAGTTGCGGACGGCAGTAATCGAGGCTTTCCGCCCGTTCGGCCAGGTTTTGCAGTACATCCAGCTGGGACAGCGCCGAAGCCAGGTTTTGCATCTGCTCAAGTTGTGGCAGCAGCAGATCAAACAGTTGCTCCCACAGCTGTTTTTCCAGCGCCAGTGCTTTGGATTTGGAATTGAGTACCTTGTCTTCGTGCTGTTTCAGTTCCGGAATAATGTAGCGTTCGGCATTTTTCAGTGTCTGGCGACGCACATAGTGCGGCGGCACCAGGTGGCTCTGGCCGCGGCTGACCTGAATATAAAAGCCATGCACATTGTTATAGCCGACTTTGAGCGTGTCGATGCCGTGGCGATCGCGCTCTTCTGCTTCCAGTTTGTCGAGGTATTCGGTTGCACCGTTGGCCAGATCGCGCCATTCGTCCAGCTCGGCACTGTAGCCGTCGGCAATCACGCCGCCATCGCGGATCACCACCGGCGGGTTGTCCTTGATCGACTGCTCAAGCAGCTCACACAGTTCATCAAGAGGCTGGGCGAACTCACGCAGTTTGCCAAGATAGTCGCCTTCAAGCGGCTGCAATACGTCACTCAGTTCCGGCAGTTGCTGCAGCGCGTTGCGCAGGCGGGCCAGATCGCGCGGCCGGGCCGAGCGCAGAGCGAGACGGGCCAGAATACGTTCGATATCACCTATCTGTTTCAGGACCGGATAGAGATCGGCAAACAGGCCCTGCTGTTTGATTTCACCAATCGCATCCAGACGCTGATTGAGGGTATCCAGGCTACGCATCGGCTGGTGGATCCAGCGTTTCAGCATCCGGCTGCCCATCGGCGTGGCACAGTGATCAAGCACTTCGGCTAAAGTGTTGTCGCTGCCGCCGGCCAGATTCTGGGTCAGTTCCAGGTTACGCCGGGTCGCTGCATCGAGGATCACTGAGTGATCCTGACGGTCAAAAGTCAGTGAGCGGATATGCGGCAGGGCGGTGCGTTGCGTGTCTTTAACGTACTGAATCAGACAGCCGGCAGCGCACAGGCCCAGCTTGGCCTGCTCGACGCCGAAACCGACCAGGTCACGGGTGCCGAACTGCTGGTTGAGCTGCTGCTTGGCGGTGTCGAGTTCAAACTCCCACACCGGGCGGCGGCGGTTACCCTGACGGCTGGCCATCAAATGTACTGGTTCGAAATCTTCCGGAAACAGCAGCTCGCGCGGCGCGGTGCGCTGCAGTTTCAGCCGCCATAGCTTCTTCCGACTCCGGCTCACATAGCTGGAAGCGACCTGAGGTAATGTCCAGCGTGGCGTAACCAAAGCGGC is drawn from Vibrio sp. CDRSL-10 TSBA and contains these coding sequences:
- the surE gene encoding 5'/3'-nucleotidase SurE, which codes for MSDKKLKILLSNDDGVYAEGIRALAYALADMAEIVIVAPDRNRSGASNSLTLEQPLRVTKIEPNTYSVQGTPTDCVHFALNELMKDDLPDLVLSGINHGANLGDDVLYSGTVAAAMEGHFLGVQAIAFSLVGKHHFATAGKIARQLVEQHLSSPIPTNRLINVNIPDVPFAKLTGQKVTRLGARHHAENMIKQKDPRGHDIYWLGPPGREQDAGEGTDFHAVEHGFVSITPLQVDLTAHESLGAMNDWLMTKGKEGADD
- the nlpD gene encoding murein hydrolase activator NlpD: MRPLWCRSLLVAGLCSLMIGCVAHTPAPVSGLKKDYTSIERGSYRGSYYEVRRGDTLYYIAYITDKNVNDIIRYNNLPKPYTIHPGQKLKLWQPAYTPPAYGGTGAGPAVAVAKAASAPVKAAVSAPKPIKTSNSSNTASTSQTANVTADQVKKYPGKGVEQSKPKEYVSSVNKQTVNKKVSESSSSSAKLAQSNAKPASSNAKPASSSTKVAKWMWPTKGRVIQNFSAGDQGNKGIDIAGQRGQSIMSTAAGTVVYSGSALRGYGNLVIIKHNDHYLSAYAHNDRLLVKEGQNVNAGQKIATMGSSGASSVRLHFEIRYQGKSVNPKRYLP
- the rpoS gene encoding RNA polymerase sigma factor RpoS, with translation MSISNTATKIDEEFEFDAEAMNAAEAEEQLTTNSKDQSEEIREEFDASTKSLDATQMYLSEIGFSPLLTAEEEVLYARRALRGDEAARKRMIESNLRLVVKISRRYSNRGLALLDLIEEGNLGLIRAVEKFDPERGFRFSTYATWWIRQTIERALMNQTRTIRLPIHVVKELNIYLRTARELSQKLDHEPTAEEIALELDKPVDDVSKMLRLNERISSVDTPIGGDGDKALLDIIPDINNSDPEVSTQDDDIRDSLVAWLDELNPKQKEVLARRFGLLGYEPSTLEEVGREINLTRERVRQIQVEGLRRLREILMKQGLNMESLFNVENEQ